One part of the Streptomyces lydicus genome encodes these proteins:
- a CDS encoding MFS transporter, whose protein sequence is MTLTPSELPSRAQVPDPAAPPRRRRPHRAWSVAAVTFLTLIGAAGFASLPGLLIEPLHAEFHWSRGTIGFAVSVNLALYGLTAPFAAALMDRFGIRRVVAVALTVIAAGAGLTCFMTSSRQLVLYWGVLVGLGSGSMALAFAATVTGRWFAARRGLVTGILTAAGASGQLIFLPALSVVVERYGWRPAAVTVALAALAVVPLVWLLLRDHPADVGLAPYGAAEFVPKPPPQRGAARRAVRALVSAAGTGPFWLLAGTFAICGATTNGLVKTHFVPAAHDHGMPMTAAASLLAVIGVFDIAGTVASGWFTDRFSARRLLAVYYGLRGLSLMFLPLLLADTVHPPMVFFIVFYGLDWVATVPPTLALCREHYGEDGAIVFGWVLAAHQVGAALIAFLGGLARDAFGSYNPVWYAAGALCALAALMALVIRERRGGVRAVALTG, encoded by the coding sequence GTGACCCTCACCCCCTCCGAACTGCCGTCCCGCGCACAGGTACCGGACCCGGCGGCCCCGCCCCGTCGCCGGCGGCCGCACCGCGCCTGGTCCGTCGCCGCCGTCACCTTCCTCACCCTCATCGGCGCGGCCGGCTTCGCCTCCCTGCCCGGTCTGCTGATCGAGCCGCTGCACGCCGAGTTCCACTGGTCGCGCGGCACGATCGGCTTCGCGGTCTCGGTGAACCTGGCGCTGTACGGCCTGACGGCGCCGTTCGCCGCGGCCCTGATGGACCGGTTCGGCATCCGGCGGGTGGTCGCGGTCGCGCTGACGGTGATCGCGGCCGGCGCCGGCCTGACCTGCTTCATGACGTCGAGCCGGCAACTCGTCCTGTACTGGGGCGTGCTGGTGGGGCTGGGCAGCGGTTCGATGGCGCTGGCCTTCGCCGCGACGGTCACCGGCCGGTGGTTCGCCGCGCGGCGCGGGCTGGTCACCGGCATCCTCACCGCGGCCGGCGCCTCCGGCCAGTTGATCTTCCTGCCGGCCCTGTCCGTGGTCGTCGAGCGGTACGGCTGGCGGCCGGCCGCGGTGACCGTCGCGCTGGCCGCGCTCGCCGTCGTGCCCCTGGTGTGGCTGCTGCTGCGCGACCACCCGGCGGACGTGGGCCTCGCGCCGTACGGGGCGGCGGAGTTCGTCCCCAAACCGCCGCCGCAGCGCGGGGCCGCCCGGCGCGCGGTGCGGGCGCTCGTCTCGGCGGCCGGCACGGGCCCCTTCTGGCTGCTGGCGGGCACCTTCGCGATCTGCGGTGCGACGACGAACGGCCTGGTCAAGACGCACTTCGTGCCGGCGGCGCACGACCACGGCATGCCGATGACGGCGGCCGCGTCCCTGCTCGCGGTGATCGGTGTCTTCGACATCGCCGGAACCGTCGCCTCCGGCTGGTTCACCGACCGCTTCAGCGCCCGTCGGCTGCTCGCCGTCTACTACGGGCTGCGCGGCCTGTCCCTGATGTTCCTGCCGCTGCTGCTGGCCGACACCGTCCACCCGCCGATGGTCTTCTTCATCGTCTTCTACGGACTGGACTGGGTGGCGACCGTACCGCCGACCCTCGCCCTGTGCCGCGAGCACTACGGCGAGGACGGCGCGATCGTCTTCGGCTGGGTGCTGGCCGCGCACCAGGTGGGCGCCGCGCTGATCGCCTTCCTGGGGGGCCTGGCGCGCGACGCGTTCGGCTCGTACAACCCGGTCTGGTACGCCGCGGGGGCACTGTGCGCCCTGGCGGCGCTGATGGCGCTGGTCATCCGCGAGCGGCGGGGCGGGGTGCGGGCGGTGGCGCTCACGGGCTGA
- a CDS encoding enoyl-CoA hydratase/isomerase family protein, translating into MTSSPSPGAVPPAGPGDAAAPVDSLILHSTDNGVSWLTLNRPEALNALTGDQRERLIDRLADASADPDVRAVVLTATGKGFCAGADLRGAPPAGERVAGDVARLIRLGAQRLVAAVQDCEKPVIAAVNGTAAGLGAHLALACDLVLAAASARFIEVFVRRGLVPDGGGAYLLPRLIGPQRAKELMFFGDAVPAAEAERLGLVNRVVPDDALTATAREWAERLAAGPTRALTLTKQLVNASLESDRATAFAAEATAQEINMATADAREGVASFVERRDPTYRGR; encoded by the coding sequence ATGACGTCCTCCCCGTCCCCCGGCGCCGTCCCCCCGGCCGGGCCCGGCGACGCCGCCGCGCCCGTCGATTCCTTGATACTGCACAGCACTGACAACGGCGTCTCGTGGCTCACCCTCAACCGGCCGGAGGCGCTCAACGCCCTCACCGGGGACCAGCGTGAACGCCTCATCGACCGGCTCGCCGACGCCTCGGCCGACCCGGACGTACGCGCCGTCGTCCTGACCGCGACCGGCAAGGGCTTCTGCGCCGGCGCCGACCTGCGCGGTGCGCCGCCGGCCGGCGAGCGGGTCGCCGGCGACGTCGCCCGGCTGATCCGGCTCGGCGCCCAGCGGCTCGTCGCGGCGGTGCAGGACTGCGAGAAGCCGGTGATCGCCGCGGTCAACGGCACCGCCGCCGGGCTCGGCGCCCATCTCGCGCTCGCCTGCGACCTGGTGCTGGCCGCCGCGTCGGCGCGCTTCATCGAGGTGTTCGTCCGCCGCGGCCTGGTCCCGGACGGCGGCGGCGCCTATCTGCTGCCCCGGCTGATCGGCCCGCAACGCGCCAAGGAGCTGATGTTCTTCGGGGACGCGGTACCGGCCGCGGAGGCCGAGCGGCTGGGACTGGTCAACCGGGTGGTCCCGGACGACGCGTTGACCGCCACCGCCCGGGAGTGGGCAGAGCGGCTGGCGGCCGGCCCCACCCGTGCGCTGACCCTGACGAAGCAGCTGGTCAACGCCTCGTTGGAGAGTGACCGGGCGACGGCCTTCGCCGCCGAGGCCACCGCTCAGGAGATCAACATGGCTACGGCGGACGCGCGGGAAGGGGTGGCCTCCTTCGTGGAGCGCCGCGACCCGACGTACCGCGGCCGGTGA
- a CDS encoding acyl-CoA dehydrogenase family protein, with protein sequence MDFAFGSADEEFRAAAREWLAGHLVGPYAELAGRGGPGSEHEGAAARRAWERELGAGGWIGLGWDRAHGAYGNRAASLTQQVVWAEEYARARAPGRVGHIGENLLAPTLLAYGDEAQRRRFLPAVARGEELWCQGYSEPDAGSDLAGLRTVAVRDGAGYRISGQKIWTSLAGEADWCFVLARTDPDERRHRGLSFLLVPMDQPGRIEVRPIRQMSGTAEFNEVFFDGAVARAGHVVGGEGAGWRVAMGLLALERGVSTLVQQIGFAAELAEVVAAAVRGGALGDPVLRDRLVRQWAELRVMRWNALRTLGAAGDAGAPSVAKLLWGGWHQRLGELAVRVRGAEAALGPLDWTAGAPYELDAAQRLFLFSRADTLYGGSDEIQRTIIAERVLGLPRVER encoded by the coding sequence GTGGACTTTGCGTTCGGCAGTGCGGACGAGGAATTCCGGGCGGCGGCCCGGGAGTGGCTGGCGGGGCATCTCGTGGGCCCCTACGCGGAGTTGGCGGGTCGGGGCGGCCCGGGAAGTGAGCACGAGGGGGCCGCGGCGCGCCGGGCGTGGGAGCGGGAGCTCGGGGCCGGTGGCTGGATCGGGCTCGGGTGGGACCGCGCGCACGGCGCGTACGGCAACCGTGCGGCGAGCCTGACGCAGCAGGTGGTGTGGGCCGAGGAGTACGCCCGGGCCAGGGCGCCCGGACGGGTCGGGCACATCGGGGAGAACCTGCTGGCGCCGACGCTGCTCGCGTACGGCGACGAGGCGCAGCGGCGGCGGTTCCTGCCGGCCGTCGCGCGGGGCGAGGAGCTGTGGTGCCAGGGCTACAGCGAGCCGGACGCGGGATCGGACCTGGCGGGGCTGCGGACGGTGGCGGTCCGGGACGGGGCCGGCTACCGGATCAGCGGGCAGAAGATCTGGACCTCGCTGGCCGGGGAGGCCGACTGGTGCTTCGTGCTCGCGCGGACGGACCCGGACGAGCGGCGGCACCGCGGGCTGTCGTTCCTGCTGGTGCCGATGGACCAGCCGGGACGGATCGAGGTACGGCCGATCCGGCAGATGTCGGGGACGGCCGAGTTCAACGAGGTGTTCTTCGACGGGGCGGTGGCGCGGGCCGGGCACGTGGTGGGCGGGGAGGGGGCCGGCTGGCGGGTGGCGATGGGGCTGCTGGCGCTGGAGCGGGGGGTCTCGACGCTGGTCCAGCAGATCGGGTTCGCGGCCGAGCTGGCCGAGGTGGTCGCCGCGGCGGTGCGCGGTGGCGCGCTCGGCGACCCGGTGCTGCGCGACCGACTCGTCAGGCAGTGGGCCGAGTTGCGGGTCATGCGGTGGAACGCCCTGCGGACCCTGGGCGCGGCCGGGGACGCGGGCGCGCCGAGCGTGGCGAAGCTGCTGTGGGGCGGCTGGCACCAGCGGCTCGGGGAACTGGCGGTGCGGGTGCGGGGCGCCGAGGCCGCGCTCGGGCCCCTCGACTGGACCGCCGGGGCGCCGTACGAACTGGACGCGGCGCAGCGGCTGTTCCTGTTCAGCCGGGCCGACACGCTGTACGGCGGCTCGGACGAGATCCAGCGCACCATCATCGCCGAGCGTGTGCTCGGCCTGCCCAGAGTGGAGCGGTGA
- a CDS encoding flavin reductase family protein: MMGHAGMAATAVRYLRSVGAPTSAAAPAAPAAPRPRPALRAVREDERAPLDAAEFRSVLGHFASGVTIVTAPGEPGPAGFACQSFTSLSLDPPLVAFMVTRTSTTWPRIARAGVFCVNVLGAGHGALCRAFAVSGADKFAGVRHAPAPATGSPRLADVPAWIDCTIQAVHTGGDHLIVVGRVDALGTDPGAAAAGPLLFHRGAFGRFSP, translated from the coding sequence ATGATGGGACACGCTGGAATGGCGGCCACGGCCGTGCGGTACCTGCGCTCCGTCGGCGCGCCGACCTCGGCCGCGGCACCGGCCGCCCCCGCCGCGCCCCGCCCGCGCCCCGCCCTGCGCGCCGTGCGCGAGGACGAGCGCGCCCCGCTGGACGCGGCCGAATTCCGCTCCGTCCTCGGGCACTTCGCCAGCGGCGTCACGATCGTCACGGCCCCCGGGGAGCCCGGCCCGGCCGGCTTCGCCTGCCAGTCCTTCACCTCGCTGTCCCTCGACCCGCCGCTGGTGGCGTTCATGGTGACGCGCACGTCGACGACCTGGCCGCGGATCGCCCGCGCCGGCGTCTTCTGCGTCAACGTCCTCGGCGCGGGCCACGGCGCGCTGTGCCGTGCGTTCGCGGTCAGCGGCGCCGACAAGTTCGCCGGCGTCCGCCACGCCCCGGCCCCGGCGACCGGCTCGCCGCGCCTGGCGGACGTCCCGGCCTGGATCGACTGCACGATCCAGGCCGTGCACACCGGCGGCGACCACCTGATCGTGGTCGGCCGGGTCGACGCCCTCGGCACGGATCCGGGCGCCGCCGCGGCCGGCCCGCTGCTCTTCCACCGGGGCGCGTTCGGGCGGTTCAGCCCGTGA
- a CDS encoding RNA polymerase sigma factor, translating to MADVTPPSASSAASPTFDEVFCGLLPRLYRRAVMLAGSRQSAEDVVHEAYLRLAARPQRFLAHPEPYAYAFTAVLNAARDAWRKERRQVLVDPMDGLAEGGEPGAAGPGGWDGGVERRHAEIEVVRLLGRLSHRQAGIVILVDLDGYTIDQAAKIMKVHRGTAARHRARALDRLRAHLVESEHGQAGR from the coding sequence ATGGCCGATGTGACACCGCCCTCAGCGTCGTCCGCCGCGTCACCCACCTTCGACGAGGTCTTCTGCGGGCTGCTGCCCCGGCTCTACCGAAGAGCGGTGATGCTGGCCGGTTCGCGGCAGTCGGCGGAGGACGTGGTGCACGAGGCGTACCTCAGACTCGCCGCCCGCCCGCAGCGCTTCCTCGCCCACCCGGAGCCGTACGCCTACGCCTTCACCGCGGTGCTCAACGCCGCCCGCGACGCCTGGCGCAAGGAGCGGCGGCAGGTCCTGGTGGACCCGATGGACGGGCTGGCGGAGGGCGGTGAGCCGGGGGCGGCGGGGCCCGGCGGCTGGGACGGCGGGGTGGAGCGGCGGCACGCCGAGATCGAAGTGGTGCGTCTGCTGGGGCGGTTGTCGCACCGGCAGGCCGGCATCGTCATCCTCGTCGACCTGGACGGCTACACCATCGACCAGGCCGCGAAGATCATGAAGGTGCACCGCGGCACCGCCGCCCGGCACCGGGCCCGTGCGCTGGACAGGCTGCGCGCCCACCTCGTTGAATCGGAACACGGGCAGGCCGGGAGGTGA
- a CDS encoding Zn-dependent alcohol dehydrogenase yields MKGVMFDGERPRVVDDLEVREPGPGEVLVGIRAAGLCHSDLSVVDGTIPFPVPVVLGHEGAGVVEAVGAGVGHVVPGDHVALSTLANCGACAECDRGRPTMCRTAIGMPGKPFRRGAAELFNFASNSAFAERTVVKAVQAVKIGKDIPLTSAALIGCAVLTGVGAVLNRARVDRGESVVVIGAGGIGLNVLQGARIAGASTIVAVDANPAKEAMARQFGATHFVDASAVADGVKAVKEILPTGADHAFECVGSTRLIRQAVDLLDRHGQAVLLGVPPAGAEASFPVSSMYLDKSILGCRYGSSRPQRDIALYARLYREGRLLLDELVTRTYPVEDFAEAADDAHHGRVARAVLTF; encoded by the coding sequence ATGAAAGGCGTCATGTTCGACGGTGAGCGGCCCCGGGTCGTGGACGACCTGGAGGTGCGGGAGCCGGGGCCGGGCGAGGTGCTGGTCGGCATCCGGGCGGCCGGACTGTGCCACAGCGATCTGTCGGTGGTCGACGGGACGATTCCGTTCCCGGTGCCGGTGGTGCTGGGACACGAGGGGGCGGGGGTGGTCGAAGCCGTGGGCGCCGGCGTCGGGCACGTGGTGCCCGGCGATCACGTCGCGCTGTCGACGCTGGCCAACTGCGGGGCGTGCGCGGAGTGCGACCGGGGGCGGCCGACGATGTGCCGCACGGCGATCGGGATGCCGGGGAAGCCGTTCCGGCGGGGCGCGGCCGAGCTGTTCAACTTCGCCTCGAACTCGGCGTTCGCGGAGCGTACGGTCGTCAAGGCGGTGCAGGCGGTGAAGATCGGCAAGGACATCCCGCTGACCTCGGCCGCGCTGATCGGGTGTGCGGTGCTCACCGGGGTGGGGGCGGTACTGAACCGCGCGCGGGTGGACCGCGGTGAGTCGGTCGTGGTCATCGGGGCCGGTGGCATCGGGCTCAATGTGCTCCAGGGCGCGCGGATCGCCGGGGCGTCGACGATCGTGGCGGTGGACGCCAACCCGGCGAAGGAGGCGATGGCCCGGCAGTTCGGGGCGACGCACTTCGTGGACGCGTCGGCGGTGGCGGACGGCGTCAAGGCGGTGAAGGAGATCCTGCCCACCGGTGCCGACCACGCCTTCGAGTGCGTGGGCAGCACCCGGCTGATCCGGCAGGCGGTCGATCTGCTGGACCGGCACGGCCAGGCGGTGCTGCTCGGGGTGCCGCCGGCCGGTGCGGAGGCGTCGTTCCCGGTGTCGTCGATGTATCTGGACAAGTCGATCCTGGGGTGCCGGTACGGCTCGTCGCGGCCGCAGCGGGACATCGCGCTGTACGCCCGGCTGTACCGCGAGGGGCGGCTGCTGCTGGACGAACTGGTGACCCGGACGTACCCGGTGGAGGACTTCGCCGAGGCGGCGGACGACGCGCACCACGGGCGGGTGGCGCGGGCGGTGCTGACGTTCTAG
- a CDS encoding acetate--CoA ligase family protein, with translation MLGSTHGTLTTHSRPARVVACGEQPPHTVHGMSAPLRDGDDQGAGAPVDRDVSGRPLHAPVPDLDRFFRPGSVAVIGASDTEGRPHTGITRQLIAWAERVGARLYPVNPGRAQVFGLPCHATVAELPEPVDLAAILVADPLPVVEELAAAEVKFAVAFASGFAETGADGAAAQARLAEAVQRSGLRLLGPNTNLNAFETFREDLDGPAIALITQSGHQGRPLFTLQELGIRLSHWAPTGNEADLETADFLSYFATRPEVGAVAAYVEGLKDGRSFLLAADRAARHKVPVVAVKVGRTETGARTAASHTGKLTGADEVVDAAMRQFGVIRVDGLDELQDTAALLARARKPVAEGVAVCSISGGTGAHFADLATAAGLRLPTLDDAKQAELHQWIPDYLNVANPVDNGGHPVGDRRGRKIIDAILADPSIGVLICPITGPFPPMSDKLAQDLVDAAEQTDKLVCVIWGSPVGTEDAYRRTLLGSSRVATFRTFANCITAVRAFLDHHRFTADYRSPFDDAPRTASPSARKAQALMRPGRQLSEHAAKQLLRAYGIRVPREQLVTSAAAAVRAASLVGYPVVMKASGPQLAHKTELGLVKVGLTSASQIRDAYRELTDIARYEDVPLDGVLVCQMIERGVEMVVGVTHDSLFGPTVTVGLGGVLVEVLRDVAVGVPPFGEDRARAMLAELRGRALLDGVRGAPPADVDALVEVVLRVQRMALELDGDLAELDINPLVVLERGQGAVALDALAVCH, from the coding sequence ATGCTTGGATCGACTCACGGCACCCTCACCACGCACTCCCGGCCGGCCCGCGTCGTGGCCTGCGGGGAGCAACCACCACACACCGTCCACGGCATGAGCGCACCGCTGCGCGACGGCGACGACCAGGGCGCCGGAGCCCCGGTCGACCGGGACGTCAGCGGCCGCCCGCTGCACGCCCCGGTGCCCGACCTGGACCGGTTCTTCCGGCCCGGCTCGGTGGCCGTGATCGGCGCCTCGGACACCGAAGGCCGGCCCCACACCGGTATCACCCGCCAGCTGATCGCCTGGGCGGAGCGGGTCGGCGCGCGGCTGTACCCGGTCAACCCGGGGCGCGCCCAAGTCTTCGGGCTGCCCTGCCACGCCACCGTCGCCGAGCTGCCCGAGCCCGTCGACCTCGCCGCGATACTGGTCGCCGACCCACTGCCGGTCGTCGAGGAACTCGCCGCGGCCGAGGTGAAGTTCGCGGTGGCCTTCGCCTCCGGCTTCGCCGAGACCGGCGCGGACGGGGCGGCCGCCCAGGCCCGGCTGGCCGAGGCGGTCCAGCGCTCCGGTCTGCGGCTGCTGGGCCCCAACACCAACCTCAACGCCTTCGAGACCTTCCGCGAGGACCTCGACGGGCCGGCCATCGCCCTGATCACCCAGTCGGGCCACCAGGGCCGGCCGCTCTTCACCCTGCAGGAACTGGGCATCCGCCTCTCCCACTGGGCCCCCACCGGCAACGAGGCCGATCTGGAGACCGCCGACTTCCTCTCCTACTTCGCCACCCGCCCCGAGGTCGGCGCCGTCGCCGCGTATGTGGAAGGGCTCAAGGACGGCCGCAGCTTCCTGCTCGCCGCCGACCGCGCGGCCCGCCACAAGGTGCCGGTCGTCGCCGTGAAGGTCGGCCGCACCGAGACCGGAGCCCGGACGGCCGCCTCGCACACCGGCAAGCTCACCGGCGCGGACGAGGTCGTCGACGCCGCGATGCGGCAGTTCGGCGTGATCCGGGTGGACGGGCTCGACGAGCTGCAGGACACCGCGGCGCTGCTGGCCCGCGCCAGGAAGCCGGTCGCGGAGGGCGTCGCGGTCTGTTCGATCTCCGGCGGCACCGGCGCGCACTTCGCCGACCTGGCGACCGCGGCGGGGCTGCGGCTGCCCACCCTCGACGACGCCAAGCAGGCCGAACTGCACCAGTGGATACCGGACTACCTCAACGTCGCCAACCCGGTCGACAACGGCGGTCACCCGGTCGGCGACCGGCGCGGCCGCAAGATCATCGACGCGATCCTGGCCGACCCGTCCATCGGCGTCCTGATCTGCCCGATCACCGGCCCGTTCCCGCCGATGAGCGACAAGCTCGCCCAGGACCTGGTGGACGCGGCGGAGCAGACCGACAAGCTGGTGTGCGTGATCTGGGGCTCGCCGGTCGGCACGGAGGACGCCTACCGCCGCACCCTGCTCGGCTCCTCGCGGGTGGCCACCTTCCGCACCTTCGCCAACTGCATCACGGCCGTCCGCGCCTTCCTCGACCACCACCGCTTCACCGCCGACTACCGCTCGCCCTTCGACGACGCGCCCCGCACGGCGTCGCCCTCCGCACGCAAGGCGCAGGCGCTGATGCGACCGGGCCGGCAGCTCAGCGAACACGCGGCGAAGCAGCTGCTGCGCGCCTACGGCATCCGCGTCCCGCGCGAACAGCTGGTGACCAGCGCGGCCGCGGCCGTACGGGCGGCGAGCCTGGTCGGCTATCCCGTCGTCATGAAGGCGTCCGGGCCGCAGCTGGCGCACAAGACCGAACTGGGCCTGGTCAAGGTCGGTCTGACCTCCGCCAGCCAGATCAGGGACGCCTACCGCGAACTCACCGACATCGCCCGCTACGAGGACGTCCCGCTGGACGGCGTCCTGGTCTGCCAGATGATCGAGCGGGGCGTCGAGATGGTCGTCGGCGTCACCCACGACAGTCTCTTCGGGCCGACCGTGACCGTCGGCCTCGGCGGGGTCCTCGTCGAGGTCCTGCGGGACGTCGCGGTGGGCGTACCGCCCTTCGGGGAGGACCGGGCCCGCGCGATGCTGGCCGAACTGCGCGGCCGCGCCCTGCTGGACGGCGTGCGGGGCGCGCCACCCGCGGACGTCGACGCGCTCGTCGAGGTCGTGCTGCGCGTCCAGCGGATGGCGCTGGAACTGGACGGCGACCTCGCCGAGTTGGACATCAATCCGCTGGTGGTGCTGGAGCGCGGCCAGGGCGCGGTGGCCCTCGACGCGCTCGCCGTCTGCCACTGA
- a CDS encoding Zn-ribbon domain-containing OB-fold protein — MTAGTGKRADGGSGAGAPRFDVPEVDAFTRPYWDAAAEGRLLLRRCRAAGCGAVHHYPREFCPSCWSEDVVWEQATGRATLYTWSVVHRNDLPPFGARVPYVAAVVELAEGPRMMTEIIDCPADALRIGMPLTVRFRRDGDGRRDGDGRRDGDGADGPGYAVPVFGPA, encoded by the coding sequence GTGACGGCCGGTACCGGGAAGAGGGCCGACGGCGGGAGCGGGGCCGGGGCACCGCGGTTCGACGTGCCGGAGGTGGACGCCTTCACCCGGCCGTACTGGGACGCGGCGGCCGAGGGGAGGCTGCTGCTGCGCCGCTGCCGGGCCGCCGGGTGCGGGGCGGTCCACCACTACCCGCGCGAGTTCTGCCCGTCCTGCTGGAGCGAGGACGTCGTCTGGGAGCAGGCCACCGGCCGCGCCACCCTCTACACCTGGTCCGTCGTGCACCGCAACGACCTCCCGCCGTTCGGTGCGCGGGTGCCGTACGTCGCGGCGGTGGTCGAGCTCGCCGAGGGGCCCCGGATGATGACCGAGATCATCGACTGCCCGGCGGACGCACTGCGGATCGGGATGCCGCTGACGGTGCGGTTCCGGCGGGACGGCGACGGGCGGCGGGACGGTGACGGCCGGCGGGACGGTGACGGAGCGGACGGCCCGGGGTACGCCGTCCCCGTCTTCGGTCCCGCCTGA
- a CDS encoding SDR family oxidoreductase gives MGNFLAGKVVAVTGAGRGIGRAVALACARDGAKVVVNDYGVALDGAEPSSGIADAVVKEIEAAGGVATAVADDVSTMAGGQRIVDTALAQYGRIDGVVCVAGILRERMLFNMSEEEWDPVVATHLKGTFTVFRAAASVMRRQGSGTLVGFTSGNHQGSVSQANYASAKGGIISLVRSAALGLHKYGVTANAVAPVARTRMSAKVPMELKEIGEPEDVAAFVVYLLSERARDVTGQVYTVAGPKIAVWAQPTELRSVYAGEGGWTPERVAEVVPGSVGVDPMPMLAQLAAMAEAAKR, from the coding sequence ATGGGGAACTTCCTGGCCGGCAAGGTGGTCGCCGTCACGGGGGCCGGGCGCGGCATCGGGCGGGCGGTGGCGCTGGCCTGCGCCCGCGACGGGGCGAAGGTCGTGGTCAACGACTACGGAGTCGCCCTCGACGGCGCCGAACCGAGCAGCGGGATCGCCGACGCGGTGGTGAAGGAGATCGAGGCGGCGGGCGGGGTCGCCACCGCGGTCGCCGACGACGTCTCCACGATGGCCGGCGGGCAGCGGATCGTGGACACCGCGCTGGCGCAGTACGGGCGGATCGACGGCGTGGTGTGTGTGGCCGGGATCCTGCGCGAGCGGATGCTCTTCAACATGTCCGAGGAGGAGTGGGACCCGGTGGTCGCCACCCACCTCAAGGGCACCTTCACGGTGTTCCGGGCCGCGGCCTCGGTCATGCGGCGCCAGGGCTCCGGGACGCTGGTGGGCTTCACCAGCGGCAACCACCAGGGGTCGGTGTCGCAGGCCAACTACGCGTCCGCGAAGGGCGGGATCATCTCGCTGGTGCGCAGCGCCGCGCTGGGCCTGCACAAGTACGGGGTGACCGCCAACGCGGTGGCGCCCGTCGCCCGGACCCGGATGTCGGCGAAGGTGCCGATGGAACTCAAGGAGATCGGCGAGCCGGAGGACGTGGCGGCGTTCGTGGTCTACCTGCTCAGCGAGCGGGCCCGCGACGTCACCGGGCAGGTCTACACGGTGGCCGGACCGAAGATCGCGGTGTGGGCCCAGCCGACGGAGCTGCGCTCCGTGTACGCCGGCGAGGGCGGGTGGACCCCGGAGCGGGTGGCCGAGGTGGTGCCGGGCTCCGTGGGCGTCGACCCGATGCCGATGCTGGCGCAGCTGGCGGCGATGGCGGAGGCGGCGAAGCGCTAG
- a CDS encoding cyclase family protein, with translation MPLPQEFHDIAARVNNWGRWGADDEIGTLNLITDEVVRAAAATVRSGRRVPLALPLRQDGVQTGMIPGRVNPLHTMTAVNQEIFGPGTVATSDDAVTMGLQAATHWDGLAHVSHSGRLYNDRPADTITAHAGATVLGIEKATPITSRGVLLDVARAHGTDLLPGGHAVTPEDLDAAEELAGTTVRSGDIVLVRTGQLRHYLAGDRQAYAFPSPGLSLRTPEWFHARDVAAVANDTLTFEIFPPEVEGLWMPVHALHLVEMGMLQGQNWNLEGLAAACAEEGRYSFFLSAMAEPFVGGSGTPVAPVAVL, from the coding sequence ATGCCCCTGCCGCAGGAGTTCCACGACATCGCCGCACGCGTGAACAACTGGGGGCGCTGGGGGGCGGACGACGAGATCGGCACCCTCAACCTGATCACCGACGAGGTGGTGCGCGCGGCGGCCGCGACCGTCCGCAGCGGCCGCCGCGTCCCCCTCGCCCTCCCCCTGCGGCAGGACGGCGTGCAGACCGGGATGATCCCCGGCCGGGTCAATCCGCTGCACACCATGACCGCCGTCAACCAGGAGATCTTCGGCCCCGGCACGGTCGCGACCTCGGACGACGCGGTCACCATGGGCCTGCAGGCGGCCACCCACTGGGACGGCCTCGCCCATGTCTCGCACTCCGGGCGGCTCTACAACGACCGCCCGGCCGACACGATCACCGCGCACGCCGGCGCCACCGTCCTCGGCATCGAGAAGGCCACCCCGATCACCTCGCGCGGCGTCCTGCTGGACGTGGCCCGCGCGCACGGCACCGACCTGCTGCCCGGCGGGCACGCCGTCACGCCGGAGGACCTGGACGCCGCCGAGGAGCTGGCCGGGACGACGGTGCGGTCCGGCGACATCGTCCTCGTACGGACCGGGCAGCTGCGGCACTACCTCGCCGGTGACCGGCAGGCGTACGCGTTCCCCTCCCCCGGGCTGTCGCTGCGCACCCCGGAGTGGTTCCACGCCCGCGACGTGGCGGCGGTCGCCAACGACACCCTGACCTTCGAGATCTTCCCGCCGGAGGTCGAGGGCCTGTGGATGCCGGTGCACGCGCTCCACCTCGTGGAGATGGGCATGCTCCAGGGCCAGAACTGGAATCTGGAGGGGCTGGCGGCGGCCTGCGCGGAGGAGGGCCGCTACAGCTTCTTCCTGTCCGCGATGGCGGAGCCGTTCGTCGGCGGCTCCGGCACACCGGTCGCGCCGGTGGCCGTGCTCTGA
- a CDS encoding GNAT family N-acetyltransferase, which yields MLIREATAADWPAIWPFFHEIVAAGETYTYPRDLDETTGREMWLLAPPGRTVVAVDESGTVLGTAKMNPNHMGGAAHIASASFMVDPRRGGRGVGRALGEHVLAWARAEGYRAMQFNAVVETNTGAVALWESLGFTIMTTLPEGFRHPTKGYVGLHIMYQQL from the coding sequence GTGCTGATTCGCGAGGCGACCGCGGCCGACTGGCCCGCCATCTGGCCCTTCTTCCACGAGATCGTGGCGGCCGGGGAGACCTACACCTACCCCCGTGACCTCGACGAGACGACCGGCCGCGAGATGTGGCTGCTCGCACCGCCCGGCCGTACGGTCGTCGCCGTCGACGAGTCCGGAACGGTGCTGGGCACGGCCAAGATGAACCCCAACCACATGGGCGGCGCCGCGCACATCGCCAGTGCCAGCTTCATGGTCGATCCACGCCGAGGGGGCCGCGGAGTCGGTCGGGCCCTGGGCGAACACGTCCTGGCCTGGGCCCGCGCCGAGGGCTACCGGGCGATGCAGTTCAACGCCGTCGTGGAGACCAACACCGGCGCCGTGGCCCTCTGGGAGTCCCTGGGCTTCACGATCATGACGACGCTCCCCGAGGGCTTCCGGCACCCCACCAAGGGCTATGTGGGGTTGCACATCATGTACCAGCAGTTGTGA